From the genome of Aspergillus chevalieri M1 DNA, chromosome 8, nearly complete sequence, one region includes:
- a CDS encoding uncharacterized protein (COG:S;~EggNog:ENOG410PT09;~InterPro:IPR037504;~TransMembrane:1 (i40-61o)) gives MSPVDKSSMLWARDAISDLKSAPETFSSWDKCMAKSYCKWPVIVAIIVAAVIIIAILACVINCLCCGIQCCTGCCRCLSCCCPSPRKNKGSRKQYMDDVSPYHQPPPPMPQATVYQPPPPVAPPTYRGAQIARFDTPSSPAASKTGFKVNEDALPEMPTWDNARTRRVEDTSSPRPEDMEMEPLNQPRRSPSVPRSPASFMGPPARTGTTPSFYGEQNIHARRSPGPQSPPAATAPLSPYDEPYGDYPYGMSPPGPTPAPAPYAPRQYTPMPSISPAPAAYTPSQYTPMPSTISTPDPVPYRQPSPGVAVPYRQPSPGPGMPFRQPSPGPGVPFRQPSPGPGVPFRQQSPAVPFRQPSPGFPQPPSYRGLSPAASPASPPPAFSETNNGPGRPPSLLQSGRKPSVNF, from the coding sequence ATGAGTCCTGTCGATAAATCGTCCATGCTATGGGCGCGAGATGCCATTTCCGACCTCAAATCTGCGCCAGAGACCTTTTCGAGCTGGGACAAATGTATGGCCAAGTCCTACTGCAAATGGCCCGTTATCGTTGCAATCATTGTCGCCGCTGTCATCATTATCGCGATCTTGGCTTGTGTCATCAATTGTCTCTGTTGCGGAATCCAATGTTGTACCGGATGCTGTCGTTGTCTATCCTGTTGCTGCCCATCGCCGCGGAAGAACAAGGGTTCTCGAAAGCAGTACATGGATGATGTGTCGCCGTATCACCAGCCGCCGCCTCCCATGCCACAAGCAACCGTTTATcagcctcctcctcccgTGGCCCCACCTACGTATCGGGGTGCCCAGATCGCGCGATTTGATACTCCCAGTAGCCCAGCTGCATCCAAGACTGGATTCAAGGTCAACGAAGATGCTTTGCCTGAAATGCCCACCTGGGATAATGCTCGAACCAGACGGGTCGAAGACACCAGCAGCCCCCGTCCGGAGGATATGGAAATGGAACCGTTGAACCAGCCTCGCCGATCCCCATCTGTTCCTAGATCCCCTGCAAGCTTCATGGGCCCGCCTGCCAGAACGGGTACCACACCTAGCTTCTATGGTGAGCAGAACATCCATGCGCGACGGTCTCCGGGCCCGCAATCTCCTCCGGCTGCTACTGCCCCGCTTTCGCCATATGATGAGCCTTACGGAGACTACCCATATGGTATGTCACCACCAGGCCCAACtccggctccggctccgTACGCGCCTCGACAGTACACCCCGATGCCATCGATCTCTCCAGCACCTGCCGCCTACACTCCTTCGCAATATACCCCTATGCCCTCCACCATCTCCACCCCTGACCCTGTACCTTATCGCCAGCCGTCTCCTGGTGTTGCTGTGCCCTACCGTCAACCCTCTCCTGGCCCTGGAATGCCATTCCGTCAACCATCCCCTGGTCCTGGTGTTCCCTTCCGGCAGCCCTCCCCCGGCCCTGGCGTGCCGTTCCGCCAACAATCACCTGCAGTGCCATTCCGCCAGCCCTCCCCGGGATTCCCCCAGCCACCCAGCTACCGCGGACTATCACCAGCTGCTTCTCCAGCGTCTCCACCACCGGCTTTCTCAGAGACGAATAATGGCCCGGGCAGGCCCCCGAGTCTGTTGCAGAGTGGACGGAAGCCTTCAGTGAATTTCTAG
- a CDS encoding uncharacterized protein (COG:S;~EggNog:ENOG410PS24;~InterPro:IPR020999;~PFAM:PF12273;~TransMembrane:1 (o33-53i)) encodes MGIILRRRDCYRDGWTGSVHCDDGNTWYDWGRWVAFAVIVAAALIIFFLLACVNARRRRRRGLPPHVGTSWMAPPPGPPPPNQPYYGDVYYPPQPPPQYSPPNPQSYGYFGGQPNGIELQPPPNAYHQAGPGQPAYSPPPGPPQAGKT; translated from the exons ATGGGCATTATTTTACGGCGGCGAGATTG TTACCGGGATGGCTGGACTGGCAGTGTACACTGCGACGATGGGAATACCTGGTATGACTGGGGTCGTTGGGTTGCTTTTGCTGTTATTGTTGCTGCAGCTTTGatcattttctttcttctggc ATGCGTTAACGCCCGTCGCCGTCGCCGGCGTGGACTCCCGCCGCATGTTGGCACCAGCTGGATGGCTCCGCCGCCtggtcctcctcctcccaaTCAGCCTTATTACGGGGATGTGTATTATCCGCCGCAGCCGCCTCCGCAGTATTCGCCGCCGAATCCGCAATCATACGGGTACTTTGGTGGGCAACCGAATGGGATCGAACTGCAGCCACCGCCGAATGCATACCACCAGGCTGGGCCTGGACAGCCGGCATATTCGCCTCCACCAGGTCCTCCACAGGCTGGAAAGACGTAA